The Papaver somniferum cultivar HN1 unplaced genomic scaffold, ASM357369v1 unplaced-scaffold_114, whole genome shotgun sequence region caccccCCTTACGTGTAGCCTCATTGGGTCTAatacgtggacaattaaatcgggtgacgcggagtaaagacgCGGTCAAATGAGTGACTCGTCGCAAAATAACATGTTCTGATACcatattagaatacgggcatccaactcaaaacaaaTTGACAATAAATAAAGAGGCCCTAAAAATTATAAACCTCGgtatcttagattgcccaaacaatgtgggactaataatctcaataaAGTATTTAGACACATTCACCCAAACGCTTTGTTCAAAGGTTCTCTTTATGCACTTATCTTTGAAGACTATTAGACTAATCTGGCTAAGGTAATTGAAAAAGCTATAGAAGCTTAGAATTGATATTAACCATTATTTCACAATTATGTTTCGTAGGTGTTTCTCTCTTAATAGCCAGGAGCGGGACGAGGTCGGGAGTAAGAGCGAGATCGGAAACGAGATTCGtgaaattctaaaaaaatgaaATAGGGGGAGCGTTTCGGGAACGTAAATTAGGTTTTATAGAAAGATTAGTTATACTACTGATTTTCCTACAatatctcattcattcatttattttttcttctcttcgagCATTCTGAAGCTAGTTTATATGTCTGCATCCCATTCATCTGAGAGGTGGAAGTGTAGGTATGTATGTAGTGAGTAATGGAGGACGTTGAGCTTGGGCTCTGACTTAACGGAGTGTAACATGACGTTTTTAGTTAAAAATGATCCAAACTAAATGATTACAATCCTAGGGTTTCAATACTAAAACATTTTTTTTCTACTCTTTTTTGTGCAGCCGCACGTCGTAGTTCTCTTACCTTTCTATACTTTCTTCTTTCGTTTTTTATTTctccgttttcttcttcttccttttttcccCTTTATATGCTTTACTTTCCCTTTTCTTCAACTCTCTATTATTGTGTAATAGTATTGAAATGTTTCTCACTGGATGGGAACGCGATTATCTCGTGTTAGGAGCGCGCTCCTATCACGAATCTCAGTAAGGAGCGTAAGATCACGATTCTTAGTGAGATTCGTGAGGTGGTTTGACGTTCCCGGCTACTAAGGTTTCTCTCCAGAATGATCGTGAAAAATGGGAAAGGACAAATAGGATTCTGCGATAACATCATCGTTTTCCTTCTAAACCACCAAGAAATACCAACCAAGAACATGACAAATCCATCTCTTTTTACATGACAAAGTTACGACACTCCCCAAATCACATGTATGAATATCTTTCCAactaaaacaaaaattacataatttGTCCAAATCCTGTTGCTTCAAACATGTCATAAATGAAGTAAATCTAAACAAATTGAAATTGAAGTTTCCCACTGAGCCAAATTTGTAAGTACAACACTCCCAACTAAAACCAAAATTACATTATTTTTCTCAGTCCAATAGCAGCGTTGCTTAACTAGATATACGAATTGatagtaaaaataaaaaacatttcTAATCCAGAGATTACGAGTATATAAGATCTAAGATTTCTGTTATCTATCAGTTGTGGTGTGTGGATGGCGCAAACTAACAATGAGAAACATCAAACACCATTATTTTACTGATTTCACTGCGAAAttgaaattcaaagaaaatatcaACAGTTCAAAACACCTTTAATTTACAGATGTTACTAAAAATCCAGGCAAAGGAGTTATCACTGCATCAAACTTCCATGAAACCATATAACTTAGAATTGAGAGGAGAAGTCATTATGACCGACAATATCAAACATTCTGTTTCAAACTCCGACCTCCAAGGTATGCTTAATGATTCCCACATGATATTAACACTCCGATCATATCACACCATCGGATCTTGGAAAAGGGAGACTCTCGTCTCCATTCCTTCACCGCCGCCTCATCGCACTTGTCTATATTTTGTTTCACTCTGTATAAAACTTTTaaaggaattttagggtttagatgattTATAATAGATTTTGTCTGATTTATTAAAATAACCTTGAAACAATCCCCAGTGTGCAGACTAAAATTCGTGTAGTGGATCATGATATAAGGAATCTGATACCTATCATCTAAATCAACGTTGCAATCTTCTGCCTTCTGATCCAACATGAGATGATTTAGAAATTTAGCTAtggaaagaaaaaattaattatGGGCGCAATTACTAAACAAAGACGTCGTCCTAATATATattatcggaaaatgggtcatatgACCACGACCCATAAAATATAGGAGCAATGGACATATAAAATATAGGTCTAGGTGGAAAAGACATAAGAAAAATTAGTCATATGCACCCTTAGTTTCAAACTTTATTCTTTATTATATATCATTTCTTTATTGGTTGTATATCTAACTCAAGTTAATTAGTTTATCTAATCAGAATTTAACCTTTTTTACcttaaatataaaaatcaaaTATCCACGTTAATAACGGGAAATGTTGGAAGAATAAAATTCTACGCACaaagctctttctctttcctTTAAATGTCTTTTTACTGGTACTACTATTTTTGTTTGTGAAGAATAAGTCCTTGCTTATCAAATATGGAGTGAGTCTCCATCAGATATTGCAGTAAAAAATTTCATATGAAACTTCTGTTGAGGAATTTAGTGACTAAGAACAAGCTAGCTTCTAAATCTAAATATGCTCTGTTTGGGATGATAACACATCATCGTTAttagatgttgttgttgatattgTAACATCATCACTGATTAAGTTGTAAAGTTCACAAGCtaacaagaaaaaaataagatTGACAAGGAAATGTGGTTTGACGTTTATCATCACACCTAAAATTAAGTTCTCGTCTATCAACTATTCCTATTTCAATCTTGATTAATACATAGTATGCATTTTGGGACCCAACGAAATTTTCTCTCGTTAAACATTGATCATGAATATATATgttgattaaatcaacattttacTCCTATGGTATAGGAGGTGAAGTGAACATCAATTTCTTCTATAAAAATTCGCGTTCTGTAGATGCAGCTGGAAGAAATACCATTAGAGGAAAGGTATTAAGTTAAATATGAATGTGAATGTTCCATGATTTCCATCACATGATAAAAGATCGAAGAAAAGAAATGAGGAAGCCAATATACGTAGAGAGATGATGGATACGAATGTTTCTGTTTTTGACTTTTTCTCCAACTACCTATGCATTCTTCCAAGTTCGAACTTTTAacttctattaaaaaaaaattatattaactTCTATTACAGTGCGTTCGGAACCGGTGGAATTGAGGGCGGAGTGGAGTTGGGGGAGGTAGTCCACTTTACTGGTGTTTGGCATCAGTTTTTTAGGAACGATTTGGTTTTCCCGTGAATTCATTTTCCTCCGTCCAATGGAAAAGAAGTTGGCATCCTACCCTATGCGAGTTGAAACTCCGCCCTTATTTTCCacccatttctttttcttttccatttttcttcTCGTCTTCTGAAAAGCTCCACCAGGCGAAAtcttgttaaggatcgagcaagagagaggagagcatcaATGCGGAagaataaaagactacattgataatgaTCTTGGTGTGTCTTTCTCACTGATTCTTCAaaatatttatacaatcacaagacttggctctcaagaCAATTcttaatataactctcacaacttaaatgCAGATCTCCTAactatagactctcatatattatttcctaatatgaACCCAATCAATCGTATATCTCAGATTTTTCTCAAACGTCATCAACTAATCAATATCCTTCTTTCTCTGATAAACCCTGATTAGATTGAAATTTAGTAGAAGCCAATTTCACAGAAAAACAGGGTGAGATTCAATTCgttaatctttatttttattcattTCCGGGGAAGATTAAGGAAGATCTGAGGTTGTTAATGTATAAACGAGATTGGGTTCTGTTGAATTAAACTGTATGAGCAAGAAAATGAGAGATCGATGATTTTGAGTGTCACAGATGAATTAGGGTTCATAAACAGATCAAGGAATTGAATATGCTGCTGCTGTTACTATGAATCAAAGATTGATTGAAGAGTTTGGTGGAGTTTTTGATCGTGATTTTGGAATTCAGGGTGAAGAAAGTTAGAATTTAGACGGATGATCTCGATTCTTCACAAGgggatctgtttttttttttttcttctgttgacATTCACACGGACTGATGAAGACATAGTTAAAATTCCATGACATATGCCAAACACCAACCTTTGACTAGAGATAGTTGGAACTACATGGAAATCAATTTCAGGTACTTGGAACCACCTAGGTAGTTAGAATTTTAGTGGTGCCAAACGGACCCTTGAAGAAGATCATAAATAAATCAATAACCAAGGTTAGGTAGGTAGCCAATTAAAGAGGGAGAAATGTGCACCCATGATTTAGTGGGGTGCACAAAGTCGAAATATAAGTCGGATTTTAATACAATTTATATGTATGGAAATGTAATGGTCAAACACTATCACTAACAACACAAGGTCCATAATGAAAATTTTGTCAAGCAACTCAAATGAAAGCTTCAAACTGATCTTTCGCGTAAGCCAAAGTTGCAAGTACAACACTACGTGAATCATATTTAGTGCAACTATCATGAAACTCAAGATCTGATTCAAATGAAAGCTACCAATTGATCTATAATTTTATGTTAAGATGAGAAAATCTTCTGTATATGAATATTTTTCCAACTAAAATCAACTTTATACTTTCTCCTAATTAATCGTATTGCTTAAATAGATAAATACAAATTGataataacaaacaaacaaaacttagaaAATCTCTAATCAAGAGATTTCAAATACATAAGGCTTAAGATGATATTTGCAGATCTACCATTTCAAAAGGTGTGGCATGTGAAATTGCTCAAACTTTCAACAAATGGAATCCAATTTTGGTTGCAAGATCAGGAGAAATCATCTATTTCATCTTTAGAGTCACTGGTTGAAGAAAAACTAAAATCTCACATATTAATCACCATTATTTTACAGATCTTAACAgaacaagaaaacagaaagaataACAACTAAGATTTCAAAGGATGAGTCATTTTACAGATCAATCCAAAATTATTTTATAGATCTTACCTAAATCATGTTAAATTCAGCAAATAAGAAGACAATAACACACTATAACACATCCAACAGAGAGAAAATCTCACACAAAAGATAGTTAGGATACTCCGATCCCAAGCTAATTAACAAACAGATCTCTAAATAGAACATCTAGAAGTGAGAATCAATTTACAACCCCTGGAAATAACATAGAATTTTGGAATCGAAGATTAAAAttcaagaaaaagaaatctcctcACTGATTAACAGATTCAAGCATTTTCTCACTGATAAGTTCCGAATAAAACCGAAGAATCTCGGTACCATTAGTTAGTCCAGCGCCACTAGCAGCAGCAAAAGCTTGTTGTTCGATGTCATGAGCAGTTAAAGcagctttttcttcatttgtgtaACCATAGCGTCTTGTAAGGATAGATGGCGTAGATAAATTTTTAATTATATTAGTAACCACTGCCTCTCTTGCACTTTGTGTTAGTGGCCAATCACTAACTGGAACTCCcactttttgttcttctttaactTCAACTACATTTTCTTTTTCCGCCATTTGAGCCGTCTCTTGCGTTTGTGAGGAATACGGTCGTTTACATATATATAGTAAACCCTAAGGTTAACCTAAGCTAAGCCCGCCCTTATCAGTTGAGCCGGCCCAGCTTTGGCAAACCTTGTTTGTCCAACTTTTTTGAGGGCCATTTGGTAGTAATGGTCCTAGTTGAAGCCCTTCATTTTGGGATGCACAACCTAAAATGCCTCGAACCCGTGTTTTTTCAGTGTTTTTAAAGGACTTCATAACACTAATATGTTCACCGGTATGATCACCTTTACTTTAAGAATTTTTAATACTGCATATTCAATCGTGTGACGGGTCTTGCCATCAAAGAATCAATGGTTGCATTCAACGCACCACCAACTACCCAGGGAATTTTTAATACTGCATATTCAATACATAAGATCTTAAGATGATTTCTGCAGATATACTACTTCAAAAGGATTATTGTGGAAAGATCTGGATAAATCATATATTTCATCTTGAGAGTCACTTGTCCATGAAAAACTAAAATCTCAAGTATCAATCACCATTATTTTTAGTTTGATAAACTGGTTTGGTTCTAGGTTATTGTGGGGTTATTATGTATTATTATTGGGGTCGTATCTCTAGTGGTTTGTTGTAATCATATTAAGTTATGGCAATGAGGTTCTAAACTCTGATCAGCACCAATACAAGTCTTCGTCATAAAAAATTGACAAGCATTTTCACTTGGCTTAGTTTATCAAGCACCAAACTGATCTGCATCAAACACTATCACCTACAAAATTACAAAGTTTCCAACTGATATATGATAAGCCAAAGTTACAAGTACAACACTCTCATGTATATTTTTCCAACTAAAACAAAAATATCATAATTTTACTAACAATTTCATGGAAACACCGAGATCCAATGTATTCTTAATGATTTCCATGTGATATCAACACTCCAATGATAACAAACCATCTGATCTTTGATATCAGCACGCAGTGAAAATCCTAAAAAACACAAACACTCTTTGTCCTCTCTAAAAACACTCAAACCAAACTAGACAAACCCGTGCCCATTGCTTGGTTGCTCGGATCTAGTCTGTTGGATCCGAGCAAGACTTCAGTTTAATCATAGTTTTAGTAGTTTTTATGGATATCTCTGGACAGTTGCAGAAGGTTACAGTGGTAGCCATGAATCTCTTACCACATCGATTTATCTTTCTGGAGTGAAGAAAATGTCTCCCGTTTCTCCTTTCTCAATCTCATCTTAGTTTGAAATTTTGAAGTACTGATGGTGGATCCACCAACCACTTCTTTACCTCATTATCCATACAATCAGAGAAATCCTACATCAATTTCACCAATCAAAACCACAAGTGCAACCACCTAGATTTTAATAAAACCCTGCTCCATCAAAAAATTGCATCTACCACCCATCTCATATATCTGCTTCACCCATCCCTTACACATCCCTTCACCCATTTTCAGTTCTAAACCAACAATGGTGTTGGATTCTGAAGAAGAAAAGGCATGGATCAATGCTTAATAATCATTAATTGTGCTGGTTCGGTTGATATTCAGCGTAAAGTCCTCATTTTCAGTTCTAAATCAACAATGGTGTTGGTTTCTGAAGAAGAAAAGGCTTCCATCATCAGTTATTACTACTCATTAATGGTGTTGGTTTCATCCATATTCAGGGTAAGTTTTTGCAATGGTGGTGCAAAGGGTGGCCGAAGTTTTTGGTAGCGATTAGGGTTTCAACTTGGTTGCACTATCTACTTTACATGGACAGTTCCTATCCGGATATCACCAACATTGGAACTGGTCTTGGGCTTCGATGAGTTTGTGTCCCCTGGGCCTCGTTTTCTTACAGATTGTAAGTGTAATGATTCTTTTGGTCTCCTTTGTCATCTCAATAATCTCTGCCCTTTCGATTGAAAGGTGTATCCATTTGTAATTTGCTGTTCAAAAATCTGGTTGTAACAATTCATATTTCTTCGATCAATGTTTTCCCCTTTCACgcacaaaagaaataaataaaaataacaaaactagtcataaaaatccaaggtgaccaaatttgtggtacaaaaactctactcaaatgttgggatccattaaaactccatcgtaaacaaaattgataccaaatccccaaatttttaaaaattgatacaaaaatccgaaatttaaatgttggtttcatcaaattttattttggttaattttgatttcatcataaaatttgatgaaaccaaaataaaatttgatgaaaccaacatttaaatttggggtttttgtgttaattttgttttgatgggatttttgtgttacttttgttttgatgggtttttttttgg contains the following coding sequences:
- the LOC113328765 gene encoding MFP1 attachment factor 1-like; translated protein: MAEKENVVEVKEEQKVGVPVSDWPLTQSAREAVVTNIIKNLSTPSILTRRYGYTNEEKAALTAHDIEQQAFAAASGAGLTNGTEILRFYSELISEKMLESVNQ